Proteins found in one Mycobacteriales bacterium genomic segment:
- a CDS encoding type II toxin-antitoxin system RelE/ParE family toxin produces MTYLVTLSPMATRQLRTLDAAARRRIQAALELLAEQPRPPSATQLVGGAGEWRVRTGDYRIVYEIEDDQLLVLVLRLGHRREVYQSR; encoded by the coding sequence ATGACCTACCTCGTCACCCTGTCGCCGATGGCGACGCGGCAGCTGCGCACGCTCGACGCTGCGGCGCGGCGCCGCATTCAGGCCGCTCTCGAACTTCTTGCCGAGCAACCCCGGCCACCCTCTGCGACGCAGCTCGTCGGGGGCGCAGGAGAGTGGCGGGTCCGCACCGGCGACTACCGGATCGTGTACGAGATCGAGGACGACCAGCTGCTGGTCCTCGTCCTGCGGCTCGGGCACCGGCGCGAGGTCTACCAGTCCCGCTGA
- a CDS encoding type II toxin-antitoxin system Phd/YefM family antitoxin: MNSSVPDLAVSDARQQLAAIIDRARAEHAPVYLARRGKRVAAVIDAEDLERLLELAEDMADIRAAEAARAEMRATGESPIPWEQVKADLGLA; encoded by the coding sequence GTGAACTCCTCGGTGCCAGATCTCGCCGTCTCCGACGCCCGTCAGCAGCTGGCGGCGATCATCGACCGTGCACGCGCCGAGCACGCCCCGGTCTACCTGGCTCGGCGGGGCAAGCGGGTGGCCGCGGTCATCGATGCCGAGGACCTCGAGCGCCTCCTCGAACTCGCTGAGGACATGGCCGACATCCGGGCCGCTGAGGCGGCACGTGCAGAGATGCGAGCGACGGGCGAGTCGCCGATCCCCTGGGAGCAGGTCAAGGCAGACCTCGGGCTGGCATGA
- a CDS encoding type II toxin-antitoxin system HicB family antitoxin, protein MTETQNPIDARHYTYRVTWSAEDGEYLATCLEFPSLSWLDSSRAEAMDGLECLITEVVEDMHNNGEKAPVPLAERKFSGTFNVRIGEHLHRNLAMHAAEESMSLNQYVVKKLASA, encoded by the coding sequence GTGACCGAAACCCAGAACCCGATCGACGCGCGGCACTACACCTACCGCGTGACGTGGTCGGCAGAAGACGGCGAGTACCTCGCCACCTGCCTGGAGTTCCCGTCCCTGTCCTGGCTCGACAGTTCCCGCGCCGAGGCGATGGACGGCCTGGAGTGCCTGATCACAGAAGTCGTCGAAGACATGCACAACAACGGCGAGAAGGCGCCTGTGCCGCTGGCCGAGCGCAAGTTCTCCGGAACCTTCAACGTCCGCATCGGAGAGCACCTCCACCGTAACCTCGCCATGCACGCGGCAGAGGAAAGCATGAGCCTCAACCAGTACGTTGTGAAGAAACTCGCCTCAGCCTGA
- a CDS encoding helix-turn-helix transcriptional regulator, translating into MGKQVTVRTAAELGIAVAEARRRCGLSQVELAEQTGIARTYLARMETGLTVVLLDRVLLVLRRLGAQMVVTLPDPDQTPSAASSAAAQSP; encoded by the coding sequence ATGGGCAAGCAGGTCACGGTACGCACGGCTGCGGAGCTCGGGATCGCCGTCGCGGAGGCTCGACGCCGGTGCGGGCTCAGCCAGGTGGAGCTGGCCGAGCAGACGGGCATCGCCCGCACCTATCTGGCGCGGATGGAGACCGGGCTGACCGTGGTCCTGCTCGACCGGGTGCTGCTGGTCCTGCGCCGGCTCGGCGCGCAGATGGTAGTGACCTTGCCCGATCCGGACCAGACCCCGTCGGCGGCATCGTCGGCTGCCGCGCAGTCGCCCTGA
- a CDS encoding HipA domain-containing protein: MVRVRQLEVWLHDQHVAFLRAPGIGKIRVHYTAEALASHDLGIPLLSCSLPLRTAALDGWAFATGLLPEGRHRQAMAGLAGVPTHDVLGMLARFGRDVAGALVVSEVPAPASDPIVEPYGTAGLEQAVGELGDHPLGLFDDSELSVAGLQDKMLLVALPGGGWGRPVHGWPSTHILKLDDRLRPGLVRAEHACLELARAAGLPAAASEFVTIGEAECLIVTRFDRLELPAGVDPIALAPAVRVHQEDACQATGTDPDGARGRAKYEQHGGPTLKTIAGLLDAWGGNEQMWALLDQVVLTVVIGNADAHAKNIALLHRAPGQVELSPAYDTVPTVLWPRIGTRAALSIGGCVDLPAVTVDDLVGEASRWGLSATTARARVRRVLDALRTAGTVLGDEIDSAVLAAATARVDALIGR; this comes from the coding sequence ATGGTTCGGGTGCGGCAGCTCGAGGTGTGGCTTCACGACCAGCACGTGGCGTTTCTCAGAGCGCCGGGCATCGGCAAGATCCGCGTGCACTACACCGCTGAAGCACTCGCCAGCCACGATCTGGGGATCCCGCTGCTGTCGTGCTCGCTCCCGCTGCGCACCGCAGCCCTGGACGGGTGGGCCTTCGCCACCGGCCTGCTGCCCGAGGGGCGGCACAGGCAGGCCATGGCGGGCCTGGCCGGTGTACCGACCCACGACGTGCTCGGCATGCTTGCGCGCTTCGGGCGGGACGTGGCCGGCGCGCTGGTCGTCTCGGAGGTTCCGGCGCCGGCCAGTGACCCCATCGTCGAGCCGTACGGCACCGCCGGCCTCGAACAGGCAGTCGGGGAACTCGGCGACCATCCGCTGGGGCTGTTCGACGACTCCGAACTTTCCGTGGCCGGGCTGCAGGACAAGATGCTGCTGGTTGCGCTTCCGGGCGGCGGCTGGGGACGGCCGGTGCACGGCTGGCCATCCACCCACATACTCAAGCTCGACGACCGGCTGCGCCCAGGACTCGTGCGCGCCGAGCACGCCTGCCTCGAGCTCGCCCGGGCCGCAGGACTGCCCGCTGCGGCTTCTGAGTTCGTGACGATCGGCGAGGCCGAATGCCTCATCGTGACACGCTTCGACCGTCTCGAGCTGCCGGCCGGTGTGGATCCGATTGCGCTCGCACCCGCCGTACGCGTGCACCAGGAAGATGCCTGTCAGGCGACAGGAACCGACCCGGACGGGGCCAGGGGCCGAGCCAAGTACGAGCAGCACGGCGGACCCACCCTGAAGACCATCGCCGGGCTTCTCGATGCCTGGGGTGGGAACGAGCAGATGTGGGCTCTGCTCGACCAGGTCGTCCTCACAGTGGTGATCGGCAACGCTGACGCACACGCGAAGAACATCGCCCTGCTGCACCGCGCCCCTGGCCAGGTGGAGCTCTCGCCGGCGTACGACACCGTTCCGACGGTGCTGTGGCCGAGAATCGGCACCCGTGCCGCTCTGAGCATCGGCGGCTGCGTGGACCTGCCCGCGGTCACCGTGGACGACCTCGTCGGCGAGGCGTCGCGGTGGGGGCTGAGCGCGACGACGGCTCGAGCGCGCGTCCGGAGGGTGCTGGACGCTCTTCGAACGGCCGGAACCGTCCTGGGCGACGAGATTGACAGCGCAGTGCTCGCAGCCGCCACAGCAAGGGTCGATGCTCTGATCGGACGCTGA